A single window of Cydia fagiglandana chromosome 25, ilCydFagi1.1, whole genome shotgun sequence DNA harbors:
- the LOC134676933 gene encoding guanine nucleotide-binding protein G(f) subunit alpha translates to MRLIPCMKAQDEDEDHSRYIDREIKNWIKNYNDAIKLLLLGTGESGKTTIIKQMKILHIQGFSQSERVEKANQIRHNIHESIYDIVRHMEPLGITLGNAKNVPAQDYILRCGADGPPHYDEEYFDYVRALWRDSGVRECFKRSNEYQLIDSAEYFLDRIDLIEKSDYSPPDADILRCRQKTTGIQKIEFKVKVPKSMHGGIQEFWMFDVGGQRGERKKWIQVFEGIHAIWFLVACSDFDQTLREDCATNRLQEALTLFEDVWQSRFLLEAGLIVFLNKQDLLRRKLERGGSIAPHFPDYNHYGGHGDEYERTRDFIRQMFVDVTQKQRRLAAAPGAERFVVGAAHRARECYFHFTTATDTDNVRTVFRDTHQIILTHALSNIGVY, encoded by the exons ATGAGGCTGATACCATGTATGAAGGCTCAAGACGAGGATGAGGACCACTCGCGGTACATCGACCGCGAGATCAAGAACTGGATCAAGAACTATAATGAT GCTATCAAACTGCTCCTTCTTGGGACTGGTGAGAGCGGAAAAACCACCATCATCAAACAGATGAAGATTCTGCACATACAGGGATTTAGCCAGAG CGAACGCGTAGAGAAGGCAAACCAGATACGTCACAACATCCATGAGTCAATCTATGACATCGTACGCCACATGGAGCCTTTGGGCATCACATTAGGAAATGCAAAGAATGTCCCGGCACAGGACTACATACTGCGGTGCGGCGCTGACGGTCCACCACACTATGACGAG GAATATTTCGATTACGTCCGAGCTCTGTGGCGAGACAGCGGCGTCCGCGAGTGCTTCAAAAGGTCCAACGAGTACCAGCTGATCGACAGTGCCgaata TTTCTTGGACAGGATAGATCTGATCGAGAAGTCAGATTACTCGCCGCCCGACGCCGACATACTGCGGTGTCGTCAGAAAACTACCGGTATACAGAAGATAGAGTTTAAAGTCAAG GTGCCTAAATCGATGCACGGCGGAATACAGGAATTTTGGATGTTTGATGTCGGCGGGCAGAGAGgtgaaaggaaaaaatggaTTCAG GTATTCGAAGGTATCCACGCCATCTGGTTCCTAGTGGCGTGCAGTGACTTCGATCAGACCCTGAGGGAGGACTGCGCCACCAACCGGCTGCAGGAGGCGCTGACGCTCTTCGAAGACGTCTGGCAGAGCAG ATTCCTACTGGAAGCGGGTCTGATAGTGTTCCTCAACAAGCAAGACTTGCTCCGGCGCAAGCTGGAGCGCGGGGGGAGCATCGCCCCCCACTTCCCCGACTACAACCATTATGGCGGACATGGCGACGAATACGAGCGGACGAGAGACTTCATCCGACAGATGTTTGTT GACGTGACGCAGAAGCAGCGCCGCCTTGCGGCCGCGCCGGGCGCCGAGCGGTTCGTGGTGGGCGCGGCGCACCGCGCGCGCGAGTGCTACTTCCACTTCACCACCGCCACCGACACCGACAACGTGCGCACCGTGTTCCGCGACACGCATCAGATCATACTCACGCATGCGCTCTCTAACATCGGAGTTTACTGA